A window from Chryseobacterium vaccae encodes these proteins:
- a CDS encoding GEVED domain-containing protein: MRKKLLFMLLLSTGTMLLQAAKITGKDIFVNSFKTPVNVMVSNIGATSADVTWDPVPGATSYNVRFRPVGNSVWVMAVVTSGAAAYQITSLTPCTAYEVQVADGNTPFSASVFFYTGLNYCSTGSTDSSIMHISNVTVIPYGGVPQMNSSSGPSQYTDYRYDSSRRVQLSVGSPVNTLAVALGWTAPQSTVNVTAWIDFNANGVFEASEKVMTQSANSSTPAVSSFAVPSLAAITQCGVTMRVMVSLTQPSNACGTFTYGEVEDYGVNLTNTSLSVNENVKSNELNMYPNPASDILNIDGLSSDNASYEIYTATGQKAAEGKVSGNTITISRLTKGVYFLQLKDKDHTTRLKFIKK, encoded by the coding sequence CTGCTTCAGGCCGCAAAAATTACCGGAAAAGATATTTTCGTAAACAGCTTCAAAACACCTGTTAATGTTATGGTATCTAATATCGGAGCAACCTCAGCAGATGTCACCTGGGATCCGGTACCTGGCGCGACCAGTTATAACGTGAGATTCAGACCTGTAGGTAACTCTGTATGGGTAATGGCGGTAGTCACTTCCGGAGCTGCTGCTTATCAGATTACCTCTCTTACCCCCTGTACGGCCTACGAAGTTCAGGTTGCTGATGGAAATACCCCTTTTTCAGCTTCTGTATTTTTTTATACAGGGCTTAATTACTGTTCCACAGGATCTACAGATTCAAGTATTATGCATATCTCTAATGTTACAGTCATTCCTTACGGAGGAGTGCCCCAGATGAACAGTTCTTCCGGACCTTCCCAATATACTGATTACCGATATGATTCGTCAAGAAGAGTACAGCTGTCTGTTGGAAGCCCTGTCAATACCCTTGCAGTAGCCTTGGGTTGGACAGCTCCGCAAAGTACAGTAAATGTAACAGCCTGGATAGATTTTAATGCCAATGGAGTTTTTGAAGCCTCTGAAAAAGTGATGACACAGTCTGCTAACTCTTCAACTCCTGCCGTTTCTTCATTTGCGGTTCCTTCTTTGGCTGCAATTACACAATGTGGAGTAACAATGAGAGTGATGGTCAGCCTGACACAGCCTTCAAACGCTTGCGGAACATTCACTTACGGAGAGGTGGAAGATTACGGAGTAAATTTAACCAATACTTCACTGTCTGTCAATGAAAACGTAAAGTCAAATGAATTGAATATGTATCCTAACCCGGCTTCAGACATTCTGAATATCGATGGATTGTCTTCAGATAATGCATCATATGAAATTTATACGGCAACAGGACAAAAAGCAGCTGAAGGGAAAGTCTCAGGAAATACAATTACAATCAGCCGGCTTACAAAAGGAGTCTATTTCCTGCAATTAAAAGACAAAGATCATACAACCCGCCTGAAATTTATAAAGAAATAA